One region of Syntrophobacter fumaroxidans MPOB genomic DNA includes:
- the cbiQ gene encoding cobalt ECF transporter T component CbiQ, whose translation MAHIDASFLEINSLDALSRQDTSIHRLDPRAKVLTALIFVVAVVSVDKYEVSGLLPFVLYPVVLIALGNLPPGRLLRKILIAAPFAVLIGIFNPLLDRAVLVQMGPLGISGGWISFGSILVRFALTVSAALILVATTGFDGVCAALERMRVPKVFVVQLLFLYRYLFVLVEEASRLSRARSLRSFDGKGMGLTVFSSMIGQLLLRSFDRAQRIHRAMLCRGFDGEIRTVRALRFRAADLGFLLGWTLLFIAMRLSNIPAMIGGAITELAK comes from the coding sequence ATGGCTCATATCGATGCGTCCTTTCTTGAGATCAACAGCCTGGATGCCCTGTCCCGCCAGGATACCTCGATTCACCGGCTGGACCCGCGCGCCAAGGTGCTCACCGCCCTCATCTTCGTGGTTGCCGTCGTATCCGTGGACAAGTACGAAGTATCCGGGTTACTCCCCTTCGTTCTTTACCCGGTGGTGCTGATCGCCCTCGGCAACTTGCCGCCGGGCCGGCTCCTGCGAAAGATCCTGATCGCGGCTCCCTTTGCCGTGCTCATCGGCATTTTCAATCCCCTGCTGGACCGCGCCGTTCTCGTGCAAATGGGACCGCTGGGAATATCCGGCGGCTGGATTTCTTTCGGTTCGATCCTGGTCCGATTTGCGCTGACGGTGAGCGCAGCCCTGATTCTGGTTGCGACCACCGGCTTCGACGGCGTGTGCGCCGCCCTGGAAAGGATGAGGGTGCCGAAGGTGTTCGTCGTGCAACTGCTGTTTCTCTATCGTTACCTGTTCGTGCTGGTCGAGGAGGCGTCGCGTCTGAGCAGGGCGCGTTCACTGCGTTCCTTCGACGGAAAGGGCATGGGGTTGACGGTCTTTTCCAGTATGATCGGCCAGTTGCTTCTGCGCAGCTTCGACCGGGCGCAACGCATCCACCGGGCCATGCTGTGCCGCGGGTTCGACGGCGAAATCCGGACCGTGCGCGCGTTGAGGTTCAGAGCGGCTGACCTGGGGTTTCTGCTGGGCTGGACCCTGCTTTTCATCGCGATGCGTCTGAGCAATATTCCCGCAATGATCGGCGGCGCCATTACGGAGCTGGCAAAATGA
- a CDS encoding energy-coupling factor ABC transporter ATP-binding protein, whose translation MSHHIVEVGDLHYTYPDGHSALSGVSFRITHGETVAVVGANGAGKSTLLLHLNGCLVPQSGTVRIGDFPLTRKTLQHVRRTVGMVFQDADDQLFMPHVYDDVAFGPLNLGLPPEEVDRRVTNALSTVGALHLKDRPPYRLSGGEKRAVAIASVLSMSPDILVMDEPTSNLDPKSRRQLIELLRTFHHTVIVATHDLDMVLDLCSRIIVLHRGTVAADGPAREILQNDELLDSARLERPLRLQGCPVCSPRESGPRQGFTPDGDESP comes from the coding sequence ATGAGTCACCACATCGTGGAAGTCGGGGACCTGCACTATACTTATCCGGATGGGCATTCGGCTTTGAGCGGAGTTTCTTTCAGGATCACCCACGGGGAGACCGTTGCCGTCGTCGGCGCCAACGGGGCGGGAAAATCGACCCTGCTCCTGCACTTGAACGGCTGCCTCGTCCCTCAGTCCGGAACGGTGAGGATCGGCGATTTCCCCTTGACCCGCAAGACCCTGCAGCATGTCCGGCGGACGGTGGGCATGGTCTTTCAGGATGCCGACGACCAGCTGTTCATGCCGCACGTGTACGACGATGTGGCCTTCGGGCCGCTGAACCTCGGATTGCCGCCCGAGGAAGTCGACCGGCGCGTCACGAACGCGCTGAGCACGGTCGGCGCCCTCCACCTCAAAGATCGCCCCCCCTACCGGCTTTCGGGAGGCGAGAAAAGGGCCGTGGCCATTGCCTCCGTCCTGTCCATGTCGCCGGACATCCTGGTGATGGATGAACCGACTTCGAACCTGGACCCCAAGTCAAGGCGGCAGCTGATCGAGCTTCTGCGCACCTTTCATCACACGGTGATCGTGGCCACCCACGACCTCGATATGGTCCTCGACCTGTGCTCCCGCATCATCGTTTTGCACCGGGGCACGGTGGCCGCCGACGGTCCCGCCCGGGAAATCCTCCAGAACGACGAACTGCTCGACTCCGCCCGGCTGGAAAGACCCTTGCGCCTCCAGGGATGCCCCGTGTGCAGCCCGCGGGAGTCCGGTCCGCGGCAGGGATTCACGCCCGACGGGGACGAGTCCCCCTGA
- a CDS encoding polysaccharide deacetylase family protein → MKIRSVPVCMFHHVNANAGDFLTVSVPVFAEMMGRLRREGYATLSSEEFRDYMLGVRDVPAKSVLLTFDDAWLDVFVYAYPILRTFGLKFTVFVVSGWADLASMHPRQAPPEAFPPHREAEDLVRTKRAGEVVCNWHDLKEMTDGGLCSVENHTASHGRLPDVRSDIAAGREALRRHLGRPGNQLCWPSGRHDRHSLATARALGIDVTYLVRRGVNLAGWGAMRVKRFTVDDRDGDWLMRQIEIFSRPVYGYLYSRIKPDRLMREWFGKR, encoded by the coding sequence GTGAAGATACGATCGGTTCCGGTTTGCATGTTTCATCATGTCAACGCAAACGCCGGTGACTTTCTCACGGTGAGCGTCCCGGTGTTTGCCGAGATGATGGGGAGGCTGCGCCGCGAGGGGTATGCCACGCTGAGCAGCGAGGAGTTCCGCGACTACATGCTCGGTGTGAGGGACGTACCCGCCAAATCGGTCCTGCTCACCTTCGACGATGCCTGGCTGGATGTTTTCGTTTACGCATACCCGATTCTGCGAACATTCGGGCTCAAATTCACCGTCTTCGTCGTTTCCGGCTGGGCCGACCTGGCGAGCATGCATCCCCGACAGGCTCCGCCCGAAGCGTTCCCCCCGCACCGGGAAGCGGAGGATCTTGTGCGCACGAAACGGGCCGGGGAGGTCGTGTGCAACTGGCACGATCTCAAGGAGATGACCGACGGCGGGCTTTGCTCGGTCGAAAACCACACGGCGAGTCATGGACGCCTGCCGGATGTCCGGTCGGACATCGCGGCGGGCCGGGAGGCACTTCGGCGCCACTTGGGAAGGCCGGGAAATCAGCTCTGCTGGCCGTCCGGCAGGCATGACCGACATTCCCTCGCCACAGCCCGCGCCCTGGGCATCGACGTCACCTATCTCGTGAGGCGCGGCGTGAACCTGGCGGGTTGGGGAGCCATGCGGGTCAAGCGGTTCACCGTGGACGACCGGGACGGGGACTGGCTCATGCGGCAGATCGAGATCTTCTCGAGACCCGTCTACGGGTATCTCTATTCCCGGATCAAGCCGGATCGGCTGATGCGGGAATGGTTCGGGAAGCGTTGA
- a CDS encoding glycosyltransferase family 4 protein, whose amino-acid sequence MRVAHTESSINLGGQELRILEQIRWARDRGHEFWLLAREESAVYREAARRNLPRQVVPFRGSLSPIAVLSLIRFAKRRRIDVIDCHSSRDASTAMAARLLSIPVVRTQHVCVALRDDLPHRLTWRLGSDRIIAASGSIADRIVNQGLGKRSRIRVVGDGIDLGQFHPGVDGQAVRDEFGLPPSARPVTLIGMIRPDKGQHYLVRAVDDIVARIPDAWFFIVGSATRPEFLARLDAEIRGVRHRDRIVLTGFREDVERFIAASDVIVLTSEIEARSRVIPQAFAMKKPVVASRVGGIPELVEDGRTGFLYPCADVRKLAETVVGVLDDLPRAQVENAYALAVRDLSFETMMAETLEVYREVAGSR is encoded by the coding sequence ATGAGAGTCGCGCATACGGAGAGCTCGATCAACCTCGGGGGCCAGGAGCTTCGGATCCTCGAACAGATCCGTTGGGCGCGCGATCGCGGGCATGAATTCTGGCTCCTGGCCAGGGAGGAATCCGCCGTCTACCGGGAAGCAGCCCGGCGGAACCTGCCGCGCCAGGTGGTTCCATTTCGAGGGTCCCTCAGCCCGATAGCCGTCCTCTCGCTCATACGTTTCGCAAAACGGCGCCGCATCGACGTCATCGACTGCCACAGCTCGCGGGATGCAAGCACGGCCATGGCGGCCCGGCTGCTCTCCATCCCGGTGGTTCGCACTCAACACGTCTGCGTCGCCCTCCGGGACGACCTCCCGCACCGGCTGACCTGGCGGCTGGGATCGGACCGGATCATCGCCGCATCGGGCAGCATCGCCGACCGGATCGTCAACCAGGGTCTGGGAAAACGTTCCCGAATACGCGTGGTCGGCGACGGCATCGACCTCGGGCAATTCCATCCCGGTGTGGACGGGCAGGCGGTCCGGGACGAATTCGGCCTCCCTCCATCCGCCCGACCGGTCACGCTCATCGGCATGATCCGGCCGGACAAGGGCCAGCATTACCTGGTCAGGGCCGTGGACGACATCGTCGCCCGGATTCCCGACGCCTGGTTTTTCATCGTGGGATCGGCGACCCGTCCGGAGTTCCTTGCCCGACTCGACGCCGAAATCCGGGGCGTCCGGCACCGCGACCGGATCGTCCTCACGGGGTTCCGGGAAGACGTGGAGCGGTTCATCGCCGCGAGCGACGTCATCGTGCTGACTTCCGAGATCGAGGCGCGGTCCCGGGTCATCCCGCAGGCGTTCGCGATGAAAAAGCCCGTGGTGGCGAGCCGCGTGGGCGGGATACCGGAGCTCGTCGAGGATGGCCGCACCGGCTTCCTGTATCCGTGCGCAGATGTCCGGAAGCTGGCTGAAACGGTCGTCGGGGTGCTCGATGATTTGCCCCGGGCCCAGGTGGAAAATGCCTACGCACTGGCCGTCAGGGACTTGTCCTTCGAGACGATGATGGCGGAGACGCTCGAGGTCTATCGGGAGGTCGCCGGGAGCAGGTGA
- a CDS encoding SBBP repeat-containing protein, producing MRRNPLKTRSGRPGLPRLLLIVASLLLLCVLSLPAVASAEWVRHYGGEYRDEAKAIAVDSAGSVYVTGTSANYAEENFTSLDYATVKYDTNGNRKWVRRYDGPKHYIDQAAAIAVDRDGNVYVTGTSMGLRSGYDYATIKYDTNGKPQWVRRYDGPAGMNDTATALAVDAAGNIYVTGKSENYTYLDYATVKYDADGNQRWVARYNGPKSSDDEATAIAVDRNGNVYVTGASVGMQSGYDYATVKYDAKGNRKWVRRYNGPGNKDDKAAAIAVDRSGNVHVTGGAVWPDNYGGLNYATIKYDTNGNRKWVRRYNGPWNETDRAKAIAVDAAGNVYVTGEAGTNNLLFFDYVTIKYDPDGNRQWMRRLVGPDGWSDSPSGMAVDPAGNVCVTGQVEGDLGHLHYGTVKYDTNGVRQWVRFYAEISGAAAAVAVDGGGNVYVTGQSYSRDKYQDYATIKYNANGD from the coding sequence ATGCGGAGGAACCCCTTGAAGACCCGCTCCGGCCGGCCCGGACTTCCGAGATTGCTCCTGATCGTTGCCTCGCTTCTCCTGCTCTGCGTCTTGAGCCTCCCGGCCGTTGCATCGGCGGAATGGGTGCGGCATTACGGCGGTGAGTATCGGGACGAAGCCAAGGCCATCGCCGTGGACTCCGCCGGCAGCGTCTACGTCACGGGCACATCGGCGAATTACGCAGAGGAGAATTTCACGTCCCTCGATTATGCCACCGTCAAGTACGACACGAATGGAAACCGAAAGTGGGTGCGGCGATATGACGGCCCGAAGCACTACATTGATCAAGCCGCGGCGATTGCCGTGGACCGCGACGGGAACGTCTACGTCACGGGCACATCGATGGGACTTCGTTCAGGCTACGATTATGCGACCATCAAGTACGACACGAACGGAAAGCCGCAATGGGTGAGGCGATACGACGGCCCCGCGGGCATGAACGACACGGCCACGGCTCTGGCCGTGGATGCCGCCGGCAACATCTATGTGACGGGCAAGTCGGAAAATTACACCTACCTCGACTATGCGACCGTCAAGTACGACGCGGATGGAAATCAGAGGTGGGTGGCTCGCTATAACGGCCCGAAGAGCTCCGATGACGAGGCGACGGCCATCGCCGTAGACCGCAACGGGAACGTCTACGTGACGGGCGCGTCGGTGGGAATGCAATCAGGCTACGATTATGCCACCGTCAAGTACGACGCGAAGGGAAACCGAAAGTGGGTGAGGCGATACAACGGCCCCGGCAACAAGGATGACAAGGCCGCGGCCATTGCAGTGGACCGGAGCGGAAACGTCCATGTCACGGGAGGTGCGGTTTGGCCCGATAATTATGGCGGCCTGAATTATGCCACCATCAAGTACGACACGAATGGAAACCGAAAGTGGGTCAGACGCTACAACGGCCCATGGAATGAGACGGACAGAGCCAAGGCCATCGCGGTGGACGCCGCCGGCAACGTCTATGTGACGGGTGAAGCGGGGACAAATAACTTATTATTCTTTGATTACGTAACCATCAAGTACGACCCCGACGGCAACCGGCAATGGATGAGACGCCTCGTGGGGCCGGACGGATGGAGCGACAGCCCCTCCGGCATGGCCGTGGACCCCGCCGGCAACGTCTGCGTGACCGGCCAGGTGGAAGGCGATCTGGGGCACTTGCATTATGGAACCGTCAAGTACGATACGAATGGGGTCCGGCAATGGGTGAGGTTCTACGCGGAGATCTCCGGCGCGGCTGCAGCCGTGGCCGTGGACGGCGGCGGCAATGTCTACGTCACGGGCCAATCATACTCGCGCGACAAATACCAGGACTATGCCACCATCAAGTACAACGCGAACGGGGACTGA
- a CDS encoding SBBP repeat-containing protein, with protein sequence MKTPFSLPGFPRPTLTVASLLLSCILSCSAVAWAGWVQRYGGGDFATGIAVDRGGNVYVTGESTGNHTYLDYATVKYDRYGSRKWVARYNGPKNYNDEAAAIALDRDGNVYVTGTSMGLDSGYDYATVKYDTNGKRQWVRRYNGPQNKNDKAVALAVDGGGNVYVTGRVDGESTYSHFGTIKYDTNGKRQWVRHYKGPWNARTPIGIALDGIGNVYVAGAADPENYDYVTIKYGADGGLKWERHYNGPGGLYDMPAAMAVDRSGNVYVTGGSMGSEDYGSLDYATIKYDTEGNEKWVRRYNGPRNENDTGKAIAVDSAGNVYVTGEAEGIYSYLDYTTIKYDADGNRQWIKRLQGPHDAWDTPTAIGVDSAGNVYVTGQAVDASGLSKYGTVKYDTDGNRQWVRMEVVGTATALVVTAGGNVYVTGGSPNMYSGADYVTIKYDTNGN encoded by the coding sequence TTGAAGACCCCCTTCAGCTTGCCTGGATTTCCGAGACCGACCCTGACCGTTGCCTCGCTGTTATTGTCCTGCATCCTGAGCTGCTCGGCCGTTGCATGGGCGGGGTGGGTGCAACGTTACGGGGGAGGCGACTTTGCGACCGGGATCGCTGTGGACCGCGGCGGGAATGTCTACGTAACCGGCGAATCAACGGGTAACCACACCTACCTCGATTATGCAACCGTCAAGTACGACAGGTACGGAAGCCGCAAATGGGTGGCTCGATATAACGGCCCGAAAAATTACAATGACGAGGCTGCGGCCATCGCCTTGGACCGCGACGGGAACGTCTACGTCACGGGCACATCGATGGGACTTGATTCAGGCTACGATTATGCCACCGTCAAGTACGACACGAACGGGAAGCGGCAGTGGGTGAGACGGTACAACGGCCCTCAGAATAAGAACGACAAAGCCGTGGCCCTGGCCGTTGACGGCGGCGGGAACGTCTATGTGACCGGCCGTGTCGACGGCGAATCCACTTACAGCCATTTTGGGACGATCAAGTATGATACGAACGGGAAACGGCAGTGGGTGAGGCATTACAAGGGTCCCTGGAACGCCAGGACCCCCATCGGCATAGCGCTGGACGGCATAGGAAACGTCTATGTCGCGGGCGCAGCCGATCCGGAGAACTACGACTATGTGACCATCAAGTATGGTGCGGATGGCGGCCTGAAGTGGGAGCGGCACTACAACGGCCCGGGTGGGCTTTACGATATGCCCGCGGCAATGGCCGTGGACCGGAGCGGAAACGTTTATGTCACGGGAGGTTCGATGGGGTCGGAAGATTACGGCTCGCTGGACTATGCCACCATCAAGTATGACACGGAAGGAAACGAGAAGTGGGTGAGGCGCTACAACGGTCCTCGGAATGAAAACGACACGGGTAAGGCCATAGCCGTGGACTCCGCCGGCAACGTCTACGTGACGGGCGAAGCCGAGGGCATTTACTCATACCTCGACTACACGACCATCAAATACGACGCGGATGGAAACCGGCAGTGGATAAAACGCCTCCAGGGGCCTCACGATGCGTGGGATACCCCGACCGCGATAGGCGTGGACTCCGCGGGCAACGTGTACGTGACGGGCCAGGCGGTGGACGCTTCCGGACTCTCGAAGTACGGAACCGTCAAGTACGATACGGATGGAAACCGGCAATGGGTGAGGATGGAAGTGGTGGGCACAGCCACGGCTCTGGTCGTGACCGCCGGCGGGAATGTCTACGTCACGGGCGGTTCGCCTAATATGTACTCCGGCGCGGATTATGTAACCATCAAATACGATACGAACGGGAACTGA
- a CDS encoding SBBP repeat-containing protein, which yields MKTPVNFPRLPRTIQIVVPLLFFSILSCPAVASAGWVQRYGGGGGDFATGIAVDRGGNVYVTGASAGFISGNYTYIDYATIKYDRYGNRKWVRRYNGPKNYNDEAAAIAVDPDGNVYVTGKSMGLSSGYDYATVKYDTNGKRQWVRRYNGPQNKNDKAMALAVDGGGNVYVTGRVDGDDYGHFATIKYDTNGKRQWVRHYKGPWNAKTPAAIAVDGIGNVYVSGAADPGTFDYVTIKYDADGGLKWERHYNGPGGLYDMPAAMAVDRSGNVYVTGGSMGSEDYGSLDYATIKYDTEGNEKWVRRYNGPRNENDTSKAIAVDSAGNVYVTGEAEGIYSSLDYTTIKYDADGNRQWIKRLLGPRDAVEVPTAIGVDSAGNVYVTGQVEGASGYWRYGTVKYDTDGNRQWVKFYSGGGTSVATAMVVTAGGNVYVTGISYGAYSTDADYVTIKYDTNGN from the coding sequence TTGAAGACTCCTGTCAACTTTCCAAGGCTTCCGAGAACAATCCAAATTGTCGTTCCACTGCTTTTCTTCAGCATCTTGAGCTGCCCGGCCGTGGCATCGGCGGGGTGGGTCCAGCGGTACGGCGGCGGGGGAGGGGACTTTGCTACGGGGATCGCCGTGGACCGCGGCGGGAACGTCTATGTCACGGGCGCTTCGGCGGGTTTCATATCGGGAAACTACACATACATCGATTATGCGACGATCAAGTATGACAGGTATGGAAACCGAAAGTGGGTGCGGCGATACAACGGCCCGAAGAACTACAATGACGAGGCCGCGGCCATTGCCGTGGACCCCGACGGGAACGTCTACGTCACGGGCAAATCGATGGGGCTCTCTTCAGGCTACGATTATGCAACCGTCAAGTACGACACGAACGGGAAGCGGCAGTGGGTGAGACGGTACAACGGCCCTCAGAACAAGAACGACAAAGCCATGGCCCTGGCCGTTGACGGCGGCGGGAACGTCTATGTGACCGGCCGTGTCGACGGCGATGATTACGGCCATTTTGCGACCATCAAGTACGATACGAACGGGAAACGGCAGTGGGTGAGGCATTACAAGGGGCCTTGGAACGCCAAAACCCCCGCCGCCATAGCCGTGGACGGCATCGGAAACGTCTATGTCTCGGGGGCAGCCGATCCGGGCACCTTCGACTATGTGACCATCAAGTACGACGCGGATGGCGGCCTGAAGTGGGAGCGGCACTACAACGGCCCGGGTGGGCTTTACGATATGCCCGCGGCAATGGCCGTGGACCGGAGCGGAAACGTTTATGTCACGGGAGGTTCGATGGGGTCGGAAGATTACGGCTCGCTGGACTATGCCACCATCAAGTATGACACGGAAGGAAACGAGAAGTGGGTGCGGCGCTACAACGGTCCTCGGAATGAAAACGATACGAGTAAGGCCATAGCCGTGGACTCCGCCGGCAACGTCTATGTGACGGGCGAAGCCGAGGGCATTTACTCATCCCTCGACTACACGACCATCAAGTACGACGCCGATGGAAATCGGCAGTGGATAAAACGCCTCCTGGGGCCTCGCGATGCGGTTGAGGTTCCCACCGCGATAGGCGTGGACTCTGCGGGCAACGTCTACGTGACGGGCCAGGTGGAGGGCGCCTCCGGGTACTGGAGGTATGGAACCGTCAAGTACGATACGGATGGAAACCGGCAATGGGTGAAGTTCTACTCGGGGGGCGGTACTAGCGTGGCCACTGCCATGGTCGTGACCGCCGGCGGGAATGTCTATGTCACGGGCATTTCATATGGCGCGTACTCCACCGACGCGGATTATGTCACCATCAAATACGACACGAACGGGAACTGA
- a CDS encoding tyrosine-type recombinase/integrase, with protein sequence MKFDELAEDFLTDYRINQRKSLERAEISTRHLKEKFEGMRIADITTATVKTYIEERMGSGAAHATINRELAALKRMLKLGAQSTPPKVDRVPHIPMLKERNAREGFFERADFLALRDALPSYLKGVVTFGFKTGWRKSEILCLQWAQVDLDNGIVRLDPGDTKNDNPRMVYLDEELKEVFQTQWIARKETGKLSAYVFPNEAGMDRIRDFRKSWDTACTEAGISGKLFHDLRRTAVRNMVRSGISERIAMKISGHKTRSVFDRYDVTSGEDLKKAASRQEAYLQEQDSVLGTKMGTILKIRKKRGANQNG encoded by the coding sequence GTGAAGTTTGACGAACTCGCCGAGGACTTCCTGACCGACTACCGGATCAACCAGCGCAAGAGCCTGGAAAGGGCGGAAATCAGCACCAGGCACCTGAAGGAGAAGTTCGAGGGCATGCGGATCGCAGACATCACGACGGCCACCGTGAAGACCTATATCGAAGAGCGCATGGGCTCCGGCGCCGCGCATGCCACAATCAACCGGGAACTCGCGGCCCTGAAGCGAATGCTCAAACTCGGGGCCCAGAGCACGCCGCCCAAGGTTGACCGTGTGCCGCATATCCCCATGCTCAAGGAGCGTAACGCCCGGGAAGGGTTTTTCGAGCGCGCCGACTTCCTCGCCCTTCGCGATGCTCTCCCTTCCTACCTCAAGGGTGTGGTCACGTTCGGGTTCAAGACCGGGTGGCGAAAGAGCGAGATTTTGTGCCTACAATGGGCACAAGTCGACCTCGACAACGGCATTGTCCGCCTCGATCCCGGAGACACGAAGAATGACAACCCGCGGATGGTCTACCTCGACGAAGAACTGAAAGAGGTCTTCCAGACGCAGTGGATCGCCCGCAAGGAAACCGGCAAGCTCTCCGCCTATGTGTTCCCCAACGAGGCCGGCATGGACCGGATCAGGGACTTCAGAAAGTCCTGGGACACGGCGTGCACTGAAGCAGGGATCAGCGGCAAGCTCTTTCACGACCTGCGAAGGACCGCAGTCAGAAACATGGTCCGGTCCGGCATCTCGGAGCGGATCGCGATGAAGATTTCCGGCCACAAGACCCGGTCGGTATTCGACCGTTACGATGTGACCTCCGGTGAAGATCTTAAGAAGGCAGCATCCCGCCAAGAGGCCTACCTGCAAGAGCAAGATTCCGTCCTGGGCACAAAAATGGGCACAATCCTGAAAATCCGCAAAAAAAGAGGAGCCAACCAAAACGGCTAA
- a CDS encoding ChaN family lipoprotein, with translation MKRTAILVPAIVLIVLVGGLFPCPPVSGASDQVLLRLSDRREVRLHEAVYDWKSVKVVLVGELHNEKKHHEIQLEVIRALHNTGLQVAVGMEMFRRESQGVLDEWVRGTLSEAAFQRAYYDNWNSPWPLYADIFHYAREKKIPIVGLNVSREITRQVAEKGFASLGEKQKKDLPPVSCAVDESYRKFIRRAMGIHGHQGMNFNNFCEAQILWDAAMAWHTVQYLKAHPQRTVVILAGNGHAWKPGIPKQLEALSGYSCRVILPHMPGKSDRDSATDQDADYLWIE, from the coding sequence ATGAAGCGAACGGCGATACTCGTTCCGGCAATTGTCCTCATCGTTCTGGTCGGCGGTTTGTTCCCGTGCCCGCCCGTTTCAGGGGCGTCGGACCAGGTGCTCCTGAGACTCTCCGACCGCAGGGAGGTCCGCCTCCATGAAGCCGTGTACGACTGGAAGTCGGTGAAAGTGGTCCTCGTGGGAGAGCTTCACAATGAGAAAAAGCACCACGAAATCCAGCTGGAGGTGATCAGGGCGCTTCATAACACCGGTCTCCAGGTGGCCGTCGGCATGGAGATGTTTCGCAGGGAGAGCCAGGGGGTGCTCGATGAGTGGGTGCGGGGGACCTTGTCCGAAGCGGCGTTCCAGAGGGCCTACTACGACAACTGGAACAGTCCGTGGCCCCTGTATGCGGACATCTTTCATTACGCCCGCGAAAAGAAGATACCCATTGTCGGGCTTAACGTTTCAAGGGAAATCACCCGCCAGGTGGCGGAAAAGGGCTTCGCGTCCCTCGGAGAAAAGCAGAAAAAGGATCTGCCGCCGGTGAGCTGCGCGGTGGACGAGAGCTACAGGAAATTCATCCGGCGGGCGATGGGTATTCACGGTCATCAGGGCATGAACTTCAACAACTTCTGCGAAGCGCAGATCCTCTGGGATGCGGCGATGGCCTGGCATACCGTTCAATATCTCAAGGCGCACCCCCAGCGGACGGTTGTCATTCTGGCGGGGAACGGCCACGCGTGGAAGCCGGGCATCCCGAAACAGCTCGAAGCGCTCTCGGGTTATTCCTGCCGGGTCATCCTGCCGCACATGCCGGGTAAATCCGATCGGGATTCCGCGACGGACCAGGACGCCGATTACCTCTGGATCGAGTGA